A segment of the Nostoc sp. TCL26-01 genome:
TTGAACCCCAAAATGCTAAGAATTCCCAAATAGCAATACCAGATGTTTTAGGATTAGCGGCGATGATTTTTATCCCCTCTTTTGTTAAATCATCCCAATTTTTAATGCCTTTGGGATTACCTGCACGAGTAACGATCGCAGCAACTGATCTGCTAACAATACCATTTCTCGGATATCTAATTTCCCAATCTTTCTTAATTAAACCCGCTTGTTGTATTTTGATGACATCTAAAGGCAGCGCTAAATGTACTATATCCGCTTCCTGTTTGCCGGAAATGACATCAGCAGTCTGAGCGCCGGAACCACCATAACTCTGTTCAAAAGTGACGTTTTGATGATGTTCTTGCTGCCACTTTGCCACAAATTTAGGGATGATCTGATCATGAGCAGCTTTAGTCACAGAAAAAGATACTAACCGCAGCTTAATATCTTGATTGCTAGCTAAATTACCACCAGAGCAAGCAGCGATCGCTATACTTAAAACAGCACTCAATATGCCTAAACAGATATATTTTTTATTAAAACTGATTTGCATTACTTTTTGATATGAAAACAGCACAACTTGCCAAGCATCGACAACGCAAGTATATATTTTCTTTGTCCAGCTAGTTCCTTGCTGCATCGAATGCTGCGGACTATTCATTTTCTTATTCACCCTATAATCACCGGTATTTTGGTACATATACCGTAATTTATGATTATTATAAACCATGAAAATCTTATGGCTGTCAAGTACCTATTTTCATTCAGCCATAAAATTTAAAATTGCATCCCCAACGTGGCTGAAGATTGCTAACATTATTAAGAATTTTTTCACTGACAGAGATCAACTGTCGTAGGGTTCAAGAATAATAGAGAATAGGGGAAAGTAAGCTGCCCATAATTCTGTGTGTGCGTACTTGGCGACAACACACCATATAACTAACCTCTAGCCTCTAGTCTCTGTACCAACAGTTCCCCAACTTGCACTAGAGAGTCAAAAACTTGGTAAGCTAAACATCTGATTTCCGGGGATGGTTGTTCGATATCAGGAACCATAATCGGATACATCCCGGCACTAAAAGCAGCTTCTACACCGACACACGAGTCTTCAAAAACTAGACACTGTACAGGTGCAACATTGATTCTGCGACTGACTTCTAAATATATATCTGGTGCGGGTTTACCCTGGGCGACATCTTCACTGGTGACAATTGTTGTAAAGTGGTGCAGAATCGCGGCATTATTGAGGCGGCGGATAGTGCGGCTGCGGGATGTCCCAGTGGCTAGAGCAATGACTATGCCTAAATTATTTAGCTGACCTAGTAAGTCTAACACACCGGCTTTGATTGACAAACCTTCTTGTAATTCTCGGCGATCGCCAATTTCAATGCGTTGTCTTTTTACTGCTTCAAAAGGAAAGTTATTGCCATATTTTTGTTTAAGAATTTTTTCGCGCCATGATAAATCCCGTCCAACAAATTCACTATAGAAATCATCACTCATCACATATCCATGACTGGCTAAAGCTTGTTGCCAAGCCCAACGGGCAATGCTTTCTGTGTCAAAAAGCAAACCATCCATGTCAAAAATTGCGGCTCGAATATTTGGTAACACACTCAGTCCTTATTAATACTGTATTGTAATTTGATAACTTCACTAAATCATGTCGCCAAAAACCAAATTACTCACTCCATCTAGCCAACTACCTTTATATACCAAAAGGATTCTAATCACAGCACCGAGAAACTACGCTTCTAGGTTATCTGCACAAATCATTGACAAAGGTGGACTACCAATTTTCATGCCCACCATCGAAACCTGTTATTTATCTAACTATTCTGAATTAGATGCGGCTTTGCGGTGCATAGATCAATTTGATTGGATTGCTTTTACTAGTAGAAACGGCATCATAGCATTTTTTGAGCGCTTACATGATTTAGGTCTTTCTCTGTCTCAATTGCAAAATTGTCAGTTATGTGCATTAGGTAAAGACATAGAGCATTTATTATCAGTGTGTGGCAGAGTTGATTTAATTCCTAATGAATCTAGTCCTGGGGGAATTATTGCCGAATTAGCGCTAATGGAAGGGATTTTTGGCAAGAAAATTTTATTACCAACACCAGAAGTTATTGGTATTCCTGAACCTAATGTAGTACCTAATTTTATTACAGATTTACAAAGTTTAGGAATGCAGGTGACTCGTGTACCTACATACATAACTCAGAGTGTAGACAAAAGTATTTATGCAGGAGAATTAAATTTAATTCAGCAAGGCATAATAGACATGATTGCTTTTAGTAGTACCGCAGAAGTCACCAGCTTGATGGCGATGTTTAACTCAATCAATGATTTTGAGCATTGCCTGATTGCTTGTTTTGGCCCCTACACAGCAGCTAATGCCAGAAAATTAGGTATCAATGTTTCTGTTGTCTCGCAAGATTTTAGTTCTTTTGCAGGGTTTGTCAATGCAATGGCGGAATTTTATAGCAGCTGTCAATAGTTGCAAATTCAGTCGCTTGACTGATTTTATTCATCATCATGAAAAATTTTACGGCGATGCCTGCCTAAAGGCATCGCGGATTTTAGATTTGTAATTCATCCCTAATTCAAAATCTAAAATCCTCAACCGATATTAACGATTCACCGCCGCAGCTTCTCTGGCCGCAGTTGCTTGATCTGGGTGTATCCCCAAACGTGTGAGATTAATCCGTCCTTTATTGTCAATTTCGCGCACTTTGACAATAACTTCATCGCCAACGGCTACCTCATCCTCGACTTTGCCAACACGATAGTCAGCTAATTGGGAGATGTGGATCATTCCTTCTTTACCGGGGAGGAATTCGACAAAAGCGCCGATGGGGATAATCCGAGTGACACGTCCAGCATAGACATCACCTTCATTCAATTTGCGAGTCATGCCTTGAATGATACTACGCGCTCTTTTGGCCTTACTTTCATCGACCGCAGAAATTGTGACTGTGCCGTCATCTTCAATGTCGATTTTTGCACCAGTTTCTTCGGTGATGCCCTTAATCGTTTTACCACCAGGCCCAATGACTAGACCAATCATTTCTGGATCAATCCGAATAGTCAATAGACGAGGAGCATAAGGTGAGGTTTCAGTGCGTGGTTGGTCGATAGTTTGGAGCATTTTCTCCAGAATATGCAACCTAGCGTCTTTTGCTTGGTGGATGGCTTGGGCAATTACTTCCAAAGACAAACCAGATATTTTCATATCCATTTGTAAGGCGGTAATCCCTGTATCTGTGCCGGCGACTTTGAAGTCCATGTCACCTAAGAAATCTTCAATACCTTGAATATCTGTCAGAACACGGACTTCTTCACCTTCCTTAATCAAACCCATTGCTGCACCACTGACAGGTTTGATTAGGGGGACACCAGCATCCATCAAAGCCAGGGTGGAACCGCAAACAGAACCCATCGAGGTAGAACCATTAGAAGATAGGACTTCCGAGACGACGCGAATCACGTAAGGGAATTCCTCTTTGGGTGGTAGTACAGGTAATATGGCTCTTTCGGCTAATGCACCATGACCAACTTCTCGTCTACCCGGCGCACGCATGGGCTTAGTTTCGCCAACGGAGAAGGGAGGGAAGTTATAATGATGTAAGTAGCGTTTGGATTGATCTGTTTGCAGGTCATCGTTGAGGTTTTGGGCATCTCCGGGAGTACCCAGGGTACAGGCGGATAATACCTGAGTTAGTCCTCTGTTAAATAAGCCGCTACCGTGGACACGCTTAGGTAAGACATCAACTTGACAAGATACAGGACGGACTTCATCAAGTTTACGACCATCAACACGCACGTTATCTTCGATGATTTGGCGGCGCATGAAGTATTTTGTAATGTCTTTAAAAGTGTTGCCCAGGGCCTTACTATTGGCGGTGGCTGCCGTCCGAATGGGATCTTCTTCTGGGAGTTCGGCGATCGCTGTGGCAATATTATCTTTAACGACATCCAACGCGGCATCGCGTTCGGGTTTAGTCAATGCAAATTGAGCCAGAATTTTCTTAATTTCATCGCTAGCGCGATCGCGGATATAATTTTCCAGAGTTTGGTCTACCTCTGGCGGTGCTTCTTGGACAATTTCCAGACCGAGTTCAGCAACTAAGTCTAGCTGTGCTTTGATTAAATCCCTAACTGCTTCGTAGCCAAAATCAATGGCTTCAATAATATCTCGTTCTGGTAACTGATTTGCTCCCGCTTCCACCATGATCACACCATGAGGTGAACCGGCTACCACCAAGTCCAAATCTCCGGCTTCGATTTCTGCATAGGTGGGGTTAATCACGAAATCATCACCCACTAAACCTACCCGCACTGCTGCCATTGGCCCATTAAAGGGAATTTTGGCAATTAGTGTAGCAATGGAAGCGCCTGTGACGGCTAGGACATCGGGTGGTACTTGCTCATCCATCGACATTGTTAAAGCGATAACTTGCAAGTCATCCCGCAACCATGAAGGGAACAAAGGACGCAAGGGACGGTCTATAAGACGGCTGGTGAGAATTGCTTTCTCTGGGGGACGACCTTCTCGGCGCATGATCCCACCGGGGATTCTCCCTGCCGCATATAGTCTTTCTTCATAATCTACTGTCAGGGGAAGAAAATCAATGCCCTCTCTGGCTTGCGATCGCGTAGCTGTGACCAATACAGCTGTATCCCCCGATTCTATCAAAACTGACCCACCCGCTTGGGGTGCTAGTAGGCCTACCTTCAGTCGAATATCCCTTCCATCGAAGGATATTGACTTATCAACTTCTGCCATTCAGCTTTTTTTCCTTCTATGCACGCTATTCTCTCTACTGTGGCAATCCTAACATTTATGCCTTGTAGCTGGCTTCTGTTGAACACAAACAGCAACAAGTACTTCAACGCATAGCGCACCACTGTTCCATCAGCCAGCTTTGCCGCTTTGGGAATGCTTCCCATGATATCAAAGTAAATCCGCTTTGAGGTTTGGGTGTAAGAAGGGAACAGGTGACAGGTGACAGGTAATAGGGAATGGGGAAGAGTGGAGGTGGAGTTTTACTAGGTTTTGCAAAAATCAGGTAGCAGTTCTATGTATGGTAATTGAAGGTATATTAGTTTCAAAGAGTGAATTTAAAGAGAGAGGCTAGGGACTAGGGGTCAGAGGGTAGAGGTTAGTGTTTTTTTATCAGCACGCATTACTTTTGCAAAACAGCTAATTATGGAAAAATCCTCAATCAAACATGAAAATATTTCTCTTCTAGCCTCTAGCCCCTAGATCCTCTTTCAAAGTTTGAGTAATTAACAAATGGCAATTTTACACGGTAGTTGGTTATTAAAAGAGCCGGATAGTTGTTTATTTATCTGGGGAGAAATTTGGCGATCGCCACGGGTAAATTTTGAGTTTGGGGAAATAGCCCTCAATCCCTTGGCGATGAATATATCTGAGTTGGGTGAGTGGGTGCATTCAGAGCATCAAATCATGGCTAATCTCATACCACAACAGGTGAAAAAATCCTCGGCTAAATCTTCAACTGCTACGGAAATTAATTTACCAATTCAATCACAAATAATTGCTCTCCCGACGGAAATTACAAAACTTAAAAAGGAAGAAACATTATTAATTTCTCCTGTTCATTCTGCAGCATTGGTATCTGAAGTAGACTCTCAACAATATCTACATCCTTGGCGAGTTGCAGGTTTTTGTCTTCACCCTAGTGCGGCAATTAAATTTCTGACTTCTCTACCTTTGAATGCCACAAATGGAGAGGATGCTTTTTTGGGTGGAGATTTACGTTTTTGGTCACAAATTGCCCGTTGGAGTTTAGATTTAATTTCTCGGTCTAAGTTTTTACCAGTTATTCAACGACAAGCCAATGGTTCTGTGAATGCGAAATGGCAAGTTCTTCTGGATAGTGCTGTCGATGGAACTCGGTTAGAAAAGTTTGCGGCCAAGATGCCTTTTGTTTGTCGGAGTTATCAAGGAATGGGGACTGGGGAGATTTGTGTAGAGTTTCCGAGTCAGCCGCAGGAATTATTATTGGGTTTTCTTAACAGGATCATCGATGCTCAGGTGCGTCAGATGGTGGGTAATCAACCTCTGGTAGAAAATCGGCTGATGACAGCTTTACCCCCGGCGGTGCAACAGTGGTTGCAAGGGTTGGCTGGTGCAGCGAATATTCATGCAGATGCAGTTGGATTAGAAAGATTAGAAGCGGCACTCAAGGCGTGGACGATGCCGCTAGAATATCAATTATCGGGTAAAAATCGATTTCGGACTTGTTTGGAATTGCGATCGCCCCAATCTGGAGAAAGCAATTGGACATTGTTATATTACTTACAAGCAGCCGATAATCCAGAATTTCTAGTTGATGCGGCGACGATTTGGCATAGTCCAGTTGCACAATTAGTTTATCAAAATCGTTCTATTGACCAGCCCCAAGAAACATTCTTGCGGGGTTTGGGTTTAGCTTCTCGATTGTATCCAGTCATTGCCCCTACGTTAGAGTCTGCATCTCCTCAATTTTGCCACATCACTCCTATCCAAGCTTATGAATTTATCAAGTCTGTAGTTTGGCGATTGGAAGATAGCGGTTTAGGTGTGATTTTACCCCCCAGTTTGGCAAACCGCGAAGGTTGGGCAAATCGCTTGGGGTTAAAAATTTCTGCCGAAACACCAAACAAAAAACAAGGCAGGTTGGGTTTACAAAGTCTGCTCAATTTTCAATGGCAATTAGCAATCGGTGGACAGACTATTTCTAAGGCGGAATTTGATCGATTGGTGGCTTTAAATAGTCCATTGGTAGAAATTAATGGCGAATGGGTAGAGTTGCGTCCTCAAGATATTAAGACAGCCCAAAACTTTTTTGCCTCGCGTAAAGAGCAAATGTCTTTATCTTTAGAAGATGCTTTACGTTTGAGTAGTGGAGATACTCAAGTAATTGAAAAATTACCAGTAGTGAGTTTTGCAGCCTCTGGTGCATTGGAAGAATTAATTGGCACGTTGACAAATAATCAAGCGATCGCACCTTTACCCACACCGAAAAACTTTAAAGGAGAGTTACGACCTTATCAAGAACGTGGTGCAGCTTGGCTAGCGTTTTTAGAACGTTGGGGTTTGGGTGCTTGTCTTGCCGACGATATGGGACTGGGCAAAACCATTCAGTTCATTGCCTTTCTATTACATCTCAAAGAACAAGATACACTAGAAAAACCAACGCTCTTAGTTTGTCCAACTTCGGTTTTAGGCAACTGGGAAAGAGAAGTTAAAAAATTTGCCCCTACACTCAAATTTCTGCAATATCACGGTGATAAACGTCCTAAAGGTAAGGCATTTCAGGAAGCAGTTAAAAATCATGATTTAGTCATTACTAGTTATTCACTGATTCATCGAGATATTAAATCATTGCAAGCTGTTAATTGGCAGACAATTGTTTTAGATGAAGCCCAGAATGTGAAAAATTCAGAAGCTAAACAATCCCAGGCAGTTAGACAATTAGAAACAACATTTCGGATTGCTTTAACAGGTACACCAGTAGAAAATAGACTACAAGAACTTTGGTCAATTTTAGATTTTCTCAACCCTGGATTTTTGGGCAATAAGCAGTTTTTCCAAAGACGATTTGCTATGCCAATTGAAAAGTATGGTGATACAGCATCGTTAAATCAATTACGTTCTTTAGTTCAGCCATTTATCTTACGTCGTTTGAAAACAGACCGCACCATTATTCAAGACTTACCAGATAAGCAAGAAATGACCGTCTTTTGTGGTTTAACGACAGAACAAGCTACCCTGTATCAACAAGTAGTAGAAGCATCCTTAGCCGAGATTGAATCTGCCGAAGGATTACAAAGGCGGGGGATGATTTTAGCTTTATTAATTAAACTTAAGCAAATTTGCAACCACCCATCACAATATTTAAAAGTAGCCACATTAGAACAACATAGTTCTGGTAAATTGCAACGGCTAGAAGAGATGTTAGAAGTGGCAATAGAAGAAGGCGATCGCGCTTTAATCTTCACACAATTTGCTGAGTGGGGCAAACTACTCAAACCCCATTTAGAAAAACAACTGGGACGAGAAATATTCTTTTTATATGGTAGTACCAGCAAAAAGCAACGTGAAGAAATGATTGACCGTTTTCAACACGACCCCCAAGGGCCACCAATTATGATTTTATCATTAAAAGCTGGTGGTGTAGGATTAAATTTAACCAGGGCTAATCATGTATTCCATTTTGATAGATGGTGGAATCCCGCAGTCGAAAACCAAGCTACAGATAGAGTATTTCGGATTGGTCAAACTCGCAATGTCCAAGTACATAAATTTGTCTGCAATGGCACTTTAGAAGAAAAAATTCACGATATGATTGAAAGCAAAAAACAACTAGCAGAACAAGTTGTTGGTACAGGTGAAGAATGGTTAACAGAATTAGATACAGACCAACTCCGCAATTTATTATTACTTGACCGCAGTGCAGTTATTGATGACGATGAAACTAACTAGAGAGTGCTGAGTGCTGAGTAATGAGTGAGGGAGTGAGGGAGTGAGGGACAAGGGGACAAGGGGACAAGGGGACAAGGGGAAAATAATTTTAACTGTTGACCAATGACTATTGACCAATGACTATTGACTATTGACTATTGACTATTGACTATTGACTAATAACCAATGACTACATACACTCTACAAGCAAGCCGAGAATGGTGGTCACAAAGGTGGCTCGATTTACTTGATGCTTATCGATTTAAAAAACGCTTGGAACGAGCCAGAATATATGCTCGTGAAGGCAATGTTTTGAGTATTGATTTTCAAGGTGCAAAAGTATTAGCAAGAGTCCAAGGAAGTGAAGTAGAACCTTATAAAGTTTCTCTATCTCTTGACGCATTTAGTGATGAACAGTGGGGATATGTAATTGAAACCATGTCCCAAAAGGCAATTTTTGCAGCTAAGTTATTAGCAGGAGAAATGCCCCAAAATATTGAGGAAGTATTTACAACTAATGGGTTGTCATTATTTCCGTTTACCTTATCTGACGTGCATAGTAAATGTTCGTGTCCTGATAAAGTTAATCCTTGTAAACACGTTGGTGCAGTATACTATCAATTAGGCGATCGCTTTAGTGAAGATCCTTTTGTACTCTTTCAACTACGTGGGCGTAATAAAGAACAAATTATTAGCGATTTGCGGCAATTACGTAATTCTAAAATTGAAGTTAGTACCACAGAAACATCTGATATTCAATCTTCAATAACTCAGAATCAAGACAAGGTTAAATTTGCGTCTTTCTGGCAATATGATGAACCGTTAGAATCTTCTTTAGTTGTAATTGCACCGTCAACTAGTGAGACAGTTTTAAATACATTAGGTGCAATTCCTCTGGCTAAGACAGAAGATAATGCTAGCGATATAGTGATGAAATATTTAGATACTTTGTATCAGCAAGTCAGTCAAAAAGCCATGCTAACCGCGATGAATGTAGGTGGTAATTAACTAATACTCAAGCATTGTAGCGACTGCCTTGAAAGTCAAGCTTTTTGAAGCTCCAATCAATAGTTAATAACCATCCTAATTCCATATTTTAGTGAAACGCGACTCCATTTATTACCAAATCTTTAAACGCTTTCCCGCGTTAATTTTTGAACTTGTTGATGACCGTCCTGAACAGGCGCAGAATTATCGATTTGAGTCAGTTGAGGTGAAAGAAACCTCTTTTCGCATTGATGGGGTCTTTTTACCTCCAGAGGGTGCAACAAAGAGAGTTATCTTTTTTGCAGAAGTTCAATTCCAGAGCGATGAAGGTTTGTATCATCGATTTTTTACCGAATCAATGATGTATTTGAACCGGAATCGGTCTTTCTACGATGACTGGTACTGTGTGGTAATTTTTCCATCACGCTCAAATGAACCAAGCGATACAAGAACTCATCGCATATTTTTAAACAGCGACCAAGTGCAGCGCATTTATTTAGATGAGTTAGGTAATCCTGATACTCTGCCAATAGGCATCAATTTAATGCAGTTGACAATCGCATCGGATGCAGTGATGGCAGAGCAAGCGAAGCAATTAATTCAACGGGTACAATTAGAGTCAACTACTGCACTGCTGAAAAACGAGATAATAGATATTATCACCACAATTGCCGTTTACAAGTTTTCTTCGTTAAGTAGAGAGGAAGTGGAAGCCATGTTGGGACTGACTTTAGAGCAAACAAGGGTTTATCAAGAAGCGAAAGCTGAGGGTAGGGAAGAACGGGAAGCTGAAATATTGAAAGTTACCGTTCCCCTGTTACTAAAAACGGGAATGAGTGTAGAACAGATTGCTCAACAGCTCAATGTTGATGTAGCAGCTGTCCATCTGGCTGTACAGCAGAGTGCATAGAAAAGCACGCACACCTTCACCCAAGCTACGCCTGACTACCCCTGACCGCATCGATAAAGTTGATAGGGAATGCCTATGCGGTAATGTTGTTTGGGATCTATTTGACAAATATTTTGCTCAGATAATGTTAGCTGTTGGAGATAATCGCGTCTCCTCAAACCTGGGGCGACTATCCATAAATTTAGTGGTGATGTTGCTGATGTAGATAGTCGGGAAAACTTTTTCCAAAAACTAGATATATCAGGAGCTTTCTGTAAAAAAGCTAAACTGTCAGCTTGAGAATTTTTACCTCTAGCTTGGTCTAATGCTAGGGCAAAACTGAGTCCTAATGCTACATCTTGATAATTATCATATGCTACTACTAATATGATTGGCAAGGATGGTGATAAATTCATTTTTTGAGCGACTTGTTCAGGTTGAAAAGGCTTTTGAAAGGCTAAATCAGTCACAACAAAAATACTACTCAATAAACTAACTAAGATAAAAATTAATATTAACTTTTGACCTTTAAAACTTGACTTTTCCCTGGTGCTAAGACTGGCTGCTAGCAAAGCACAAAAACCGGGATAGTAAACAAAACTATAGCGAGGAATAGCTGTAATATCCTTACCTGATAAATAAGCGATCGCTAATAATTCCAACAACACAAAACCTGTAAAACTCAAAAGTGTAAATGTTGCTAAACTGGCCGTATTATTTAACCATAATTTCTTTAATCCTCTGAAGATTTTACTCCCTGCCCAGATGGCAAATATTACCATCACAAGTCCACAAATGACTGTAATAATTAAAGGCTGGTTTTCTACAGGTAAAGTGATAACCATCAATACCCAATTAATTAGAGTTTGATATAAAGGAGCTAGAAAATTAGTGGGAGGCAACCAGCTAGTTTCTGAACGTCGGGCATGACTGATAGTAATGACTATCCAAGGCAGAAAACTCAACACCACTGCACTAGTAGATATGATTATGGCTAGCCAAATTTGATGTTTTTTGATTAATTGAGATTTGCCCCAGTAAATGAGGATAATTAAAGTAGCAACTTCCGCAATGAAAGCTAAAATACAAAAGTAGTGGACATAAAAACCCAAAGTATTGACAACTACCCACAAGAACCATACCCAAAATTTCCAGCGTCCTTGAGCAATATCCCGTTGAATCTGCACCAATCCCACTAAGGATAAATTTATCAGTAGCATGGGTAATGTGTAGTGTCTTGCTTCTTGAGAAAGGTACACCGCAAAAGGCGATACTGCCATCAACCAGGCCGCAATCATGCCTGATTGAGCCGAAAAAGCGATACGATTGAGGGTATACATAGCAGCGATCGCTCCTACACCAAACAAAGCCGGAAGCGATCGCAATTTCCTCACCCAATCATCCCCTAAAGGCATTAACCACCCCAACCAACGGTACATCCCACAAAAAAATAACGGTGGATGGGTAGATTGCTTTGCCAGATTATCAGCAATTTGTGGACAACTAACCCCAGAATGGAAAGTAAAAATTTCCTGCACATTTTGTAAGGGAAAAGCCACATCCAACGGTACATCCTGGTAATTTTTCCCTAAACTAAAGATGGCAGTAATTACCTCATCCATCCACAAAGGTTTTAAGTCTAGATGCCAAAACCGCAAAATAATACCAACGGGAATGATGCAAATTAGTGCCAAATAATGTAAATGCTTTTGATTATTTTTCATTCTGGAGATATTAGTCATCTATTCATAATTTAAAATAGAGAACCTATAGCTAAATACTTTAAATACAGGTAGCCAAAATAAATCATATCTGGTTGTTGGCAAATAGATTAAAAATCAAAAATTTAAATCTGTAATTCTGATATGTCTGACGTTAATTTTACTGCGACCGTACCACTAACTAGTCCCCAGACTCCACAAATGTCATCGGCGGCGATTTTGCAGGAGAAAATTGCGGCGATTTGCCAAAATCTGCGTCCCGGACAAAGACAAATGGCTGATTGGCAATCAGGGCCACTGGCGGTGTCGGCTGTACCTGGTGCAGGTAAGTCTACAGGTATGGCAGCAGCCGCAGCAATTGCGATCGCTAGGCAATATCAACTAGCATTAGCATCACGCCCATCTTCTCGTCGTCAATTGGTGGTAGTCACTTTCACTCGGTCTGCGGCTGCGAATATTAAGTTAAAAATCCGGGACTATCTCAAGCAATTATCTTTACCACAAATAGGTTTTGCTGTCTATACCTTACATGGTCTGGCGTTGAATATTGCCAGCCGTCATCCGCAGTTATCAGGTTTAGAGTTAGAAAATGTCACCTTAATCACTCCCAATCAAAGCCACCGCTTTATTCGCACAGCTGTAGAACAATGGATTACTAACCATCCCCGACTTTATTTGCAGTTATTAGAAGGACAGCAATTTGACGGTGAAGAAACAGAGAGATTACGCCGTCAGTCAGCATTGCGAACGGAAGTTTTACCAGACTTAGCCACTACCGTCATTCACGAAGCTAAAAGTTCGGGGATTTCCCCAGCCAAACTCCGAGAATGGAGCGAACAAACCACCGACGCTTATGAGATTTTAACTGTAGCGGCGGGATTATATGAACAGTATCAAAACTTAATGCGATCGCGTGATTTCATTGACTACGATGACATGATTTTAGC
Coding sequences within it:
- a CDS encoding SWIM zinc finger family protein, which codes for MTTYTLQASREWWSQRWLDLLDAYRFKKRLERARIYAREGNVLSIDFQGAKVLARVQGSEVEPYKVSLSLDAFSDEQWGYVIETMSQKAIFAAKLLAGEMPQNIEEVFTTNGLSLFPFTLSDVHSKCSCPDKVNPCKHVGAVYYQLGDRFSEDPFVLFQLRGRNKEQIISDLRQLRNSKIEVSTTETSDIQSSITQNQDKVKFASFWQYDEPLESSLVVIAPSTSETVLNTLGAIPLAKTEDNASDIVMKYLDTLYQQVSQKAMLTAMNVGGN
- a CDS encoding Rpn family recombination-promoting nuclease/putative transposase encodes the protein MKRDSIYYQIFKRFPALIFELVDDRPEQAQNYRFESVEVKETSFRIDGVFLPPEGATKRVIFFAEVQFQSDEGLYHRFFTESMMYLNRNRSFYDDWYCVVIFPSRSNEPSDTRTHRIFLNSDQVQRIYLDELGNPDTLPIGINLMQLTIASDAVMAEQAKQLIQRVQLESTTALLKNEIIDIITTIAVYKFSSLSREEVEAMLGLTLEQTRVYQEAKAEGREEREAEILKVTVPLLLKTGMSVEQIAQQLNVDVAAVHLAVQQSA
- a CDS encoding glycosyltransferase family 39 protein, yielding MTNISRMKNNQKHLHYLALICIIPVGIILRFWHLDLKPLWMDEVITAIFSLGKNYQDVPLDVAFPLQNVQEIFTFHSGVSCPQIADNLAKQSTHPPLFFCGMYRWLGWLMPLGDDWVRKLRSLPALFGVGAIAAMYTLNRIAFSAQSGMIAAWLMAVSPFAVYLSQEARHYTLPMLLINLSLVGLVQIQRDIAQGRWKFWVWFLWVVVNTLGFYVHYFCILAFIAEVATLIILIYWGKSQLIKKHQIWLAIIISTSAVVLSFLPWIVITISHARRSETSWLPPTNFLAPLYQTLINWVLMVITLPVENQPLIITVICGLVMVIFAIWAGSKIFRGLKKLWLNNTASLATFTLLSFTGFVLLELLAIAYLSGKDITAIPRYSFVYYPGFCALLAASLSTREKSSFKGQKLILIFILVSLLSSIFVVTDLAFQKPFQPEQVAQKMNLSPSLPIILVVAYDNYQDVALGLSFALALDQARGKNSQADSLAFLQKAPDISSFWKKFSRLSTSATSPLNLWIVAPGLRRRDYLQQLTLSEQNICQIDPKQHYRIGIPYQLYRCGQG